A window of the Lolium perenne isolate Kyuss_39 chromosome 7, Kyuss_2.0, whole genome shotgun sequence genome harbors these coding sequences:
- the LOC127317846 gene encoding 20 kDa chaperonin, chloroplastic, translated as MSSVQLSGAGVAAVAFNNNSLRLSQTSALRVGSSRRLSGSLVVKAATVVTPKYTSLKPLGDRVLVKLGVAEEKTMGGILLPSSAQSKPQGGEIVAVGGGRTIGDKKVEVSIPTGSQVVYSKYAGTEVEYNNSKHLIMKEDDIIGILESDDVKDMKPLNDRVLIKVAEASDKTDGGLILTETTKEKPSIGTVVAVGPGRLDDEGTRQPLLVSAGSTVLYSKYAGGEFKGADGTNYIVLKASDVIAELS; from the exons ATGTCGTCGGTGCAGCTGTCCGGTGCCGGGGTCGCTGCGGTGGCCTTCAACAACAACAGTCTGCGCCTGTCTCAGACATCGGCACTCAGGGTGGGCTCGTCAAGGCGCTTGTCTGGTAGCCTTGTTGTCAAGGCTGCCACGGTCGTCACACCAAAG TATACCTCACTCAAGCCTCTGGGAGACAGAGTGCTCGTAAAGCTCGGTGTAGCTGAGGAGAAGACCATGGGTGGGATCTTGCTTCCATCATCTGCGCAATCTAAGCCTCAGGGAGGCGAGATTGTTGCTGTTGGAGGGGGCAGAACTATTGGGGATAAGAAGGTGGAGGTCAGCATACCG ACCGGATCTCAAGTTGTATATTCCAAGTATGCTGGGACTGAGGTCGAATATAATAACTCCAAGCATCTCATTATGAAAGAGGATGACATCATTGGTATTCTTGAGTCTGATGACGTCAAAGACATGAAGCCTCTCAACGACCGGGTTCTGATCAAG GTTGCTGAGGCTTCAGATAAGACTGATGGTGGCCTTATCCTCACCGAGACAACCAAGGAGAAGCCATCCATTGGAACA GTCGTAGCTGTTGGTCCGGGTCGTCTCGATGATGAAGGCACGAGGCAGCCACTGTTGGTGTCAGCGGGCAGCACCGTTCTGTACTCCAAGTATGCGGGTGGTGAGTTCAAGGGTGCTGACGGGACAAACTACATCGTCTTGAAAGCATCAGATGTGATTGCTGAGCTCTCGTAA
- the LOC127313470 gene encoding mannose-6-phosphate isomerase 1-like, whose amino-acid sequence MQNSPLPSPTVGPAPEASPPSRLQGRVQHYEWGHRGDASLVARLSGAGVDQTLPYAELWIGTHPSAPSTVLPGGMLLRDWLARNPGALGPDVAARWAGDLPFLFKVLSVAKPLSIQAHPDKGLAELLHALRPATYKDANHKPEMAIAVTEFHALFGFAGIEELKDVIRTVPEVVGLIGREDAKKLINFKGYHGGNDVRSLLRSAFTKLMASSKEAASEAINKLKYRLNDSSKIRTLTKKEELVLSLERQYPEDVGVLAALFFNYVKLSPGEAIYIGANEPHAYLSGECIECMATSDNVVRAGLTPKYRDVQTLCSMLTYKQIFPEILQGVPVQPYVRRYSPPSDEFEVDCCFVPPGEVVVISSAPSLSIFLVLTGEGDIQVDSMLHGEKAKEGDVFFVPSNTEVKLSACVHASMQLYRAGVSSNPCMSVTLMLQAKRSQLESIYEITS is encoded by the exons ATGCAGAACTCACCACTCCCGTCCCCGACTGTTGGGCCAGCGCCCGAGGCGTCGCCGCCGTCGCGGCTGCAGGGAAGGGTGCAGCACTACGAGTGGGGCCACCGCGGCGACGCCTCCCTCGTCGCGCGGCTCTCTGGCGCCGGCGTCGATCAGACCCTCCCCTACGCGGAGCTCTGGATAGGCACCCACCCCTCCGCGCCCTCCACGGTGCTCCCCGGCGGGATGCTTCTCCGCGACTGGCTCGCGCGGAATCCTGGCGCGCTCGGCCCCGACGTCGCAGCGCGCTGGGCCGGCGACCTCCCGTTCCTCTTCAAG GTGCTGTCGGTGGCCAAGCCGCTGTCCATCCAGGCGCACCCGGACAAGGGCCTGGCGGAGCTGCTGCACGCGCTGCGCCCGGCCACATACAAGGACGCCAACCACAAGCCGGAGATGGCCATCGCCGTGACCGAGTTCCATGCGCTCTTCGGATTCGCCGGCATCGAG GAGCTCAAGGATGTTATAAGGACTGTACCTGAAGTTGTAGGGTTAATTGGACGTGAAGATGCAAAGaagcttataaattttaaaggatATCATGGGGGTAATGACGTAAGATCCCTTCTGCGATCGGCGTTCACTAAGCTAATGGCATCAAGTAAAGAAGCAGCTTCTGAAGCAATTAATAAATTGAAGTACCGCCTCAATGATTCGAGCAAG ATTCGAACCTTAACAAAGAAAGAAGAACTGGTTTTATCTCTGGAGAGACAATATCCAGAAGATGTCGGTGTTCTAGCAGCACTTTTCTTCAACTATGTGAAGCTCAGTCCTGGTGAAGCAATTTATATTGGTGCCAATGAACCACATGCATACTTGTCTGGGGAATGCATTGAATGTATGGCTACTTCAGACAATGTTGTCCGTGCTGGTTTGACACCTAAATATAGAGATGTGCAAACACTTTGCTCTATGCTAACATACAAACAG ATTTTCCCTGAAATACTGCAAGGGGTACCCGTGCAGCCATACGTGCGACGCTACAGCCCCCCGTCTGATGAGTTTGAGGTTGACTGTTGCTTTGTACCTCCAGGTGAAGTCGTTGTTATATCCTCAGCACCGAGTTTGTCCATCTTCCTTGTCTTGACTGGGGAGGGTGACATTCAGGTAGACTCAATGTTACATGGAGAGAAGGCAAAGGAAGGTGATGTTTTCTTCGTACCCTCGAATACTGAAGTTAAGCTCTCTGCTTGTGTCCATGCATCCATGCAGCTTTACAGAGCTGGAGTGAGCAGCAATCCTTGTATGTCTGTAACTCTGATGTTGCAAGCGAAGAGGTCCCAGTTGGAAAGTATATATGAAATTACTAGTTAG
- the LOC127317843 gene encoding uncharacterized protein, whose product MALSSAEKKTAAEVVAALDLHRHPDGGFYLETFRDPSVALPKSALPPQYKVDRAVSSAIYFLLPAGEIARLHRIPCAETWHYYMGEPLTVFEVHDDGQVKMTVVGSDLQEGQRPQYTVPPNVWFGAFLTHDIESFTEDGSVFVKTPGRNPDLHYSFVGVTCAPAYQFEDDEMATRDGMKTLGAKAEAFINYLVPS is encoded by the exons ATGGCGCTGTCGAGCGCGGAGAAGAAGACGGCCGCGGAGGTGGTCGCGGCGCTGGATCTGCACCGCCACCCCGACGGCGGATTCTACCTGGAGACCTTCCGCGACCCCTCCGTCGCGCTCCCCAAGTCCGCGCTCCCACCCCAAT ATAAGGTGGACCGTGCTGTGAGTAGTGCAATCTATTTCCTCCTTCCTGCTGGGGAGATTGCTCGGCTTCACCGCATCCCTTGCGCTGAGACATGGCACTACTACATGGGGGAGCCTCTCACG GTATTTGAGGTGCATGATGATGGGCAAGTCAAAATGACAGTCGTCGGTTCCGATCTACAGGAAGGGCAGAGGCCGCAGTACACGGTCCCTCCGAATGTGTGGTTCGGTGCCTTCCTGACCCACGACATCGAGTCCTTCACCGAAGACGGCAGTGTTTTCGTCAAGACACCTGGAAGGAACCCTGACCTGCACTATTCATTCGTCGGAGTGACCTGCGCTCCAGCGTACCAGTTCGAGGACGATGAGATGGCCACCCGCGACGGCATGAAAACTTTGGGTGCTAAAGCAGAAGCTTTCATCAATTACCTTGTTCCGTCTTAG